Proteins from one Desulfobacteraceae bacterium genomic window:
- a CDS encoding ABC transporter permease — protein sequence MIAFFIRRVTQAVFVMLVISLIGFTIKQSVGDPVREITGISVSAAERDALREKLGLNDPFLVQWGRFLGRALQGDLGNSFYFKRPAMQVILSKAPATLELVFSTSMLVILLSIPIGIYAAILPRAWLSRFFMGVSIVGVSIPVFLTAILLIYVFSVGLGWLPSFGRGELVTLFPGWQSGYFTADGLKHLILPSIALSSIMLPLFIRLIRAEMKEVLETEYVKYARAKGLKPWRVLLVHAFKNTLLPVITVGGVQLGTLIAFTILTETVFQWQGMGAMFIEAVDRADTSLIVAYLVFVGILFVTVNTLVDLIYGLVNPMVRIAGRK from the coding sequence ATGATCGCTTTTTTTATCCGCCGCGTAACACAGGCCGTTTTCGTGATGCTGGTGATCAGCCTGATCGGGTTCACCATCAAGCAGTCGGTGGGCGACCCGGTGCGGGAGATCACCGGCATCTCGGTTTCGGCTGCGGAGCGCGACGCCCTGCGGGAAAAACTCGGTCTGAACGACCCGTTTCTGGTGCAGTGGGGACGGTTTCTGGGCCGGGCCCTGCAGGGAGACCTCGGCAACTCCTTTTATTTCAAGCGGCCGGCCATGCAGGTGATTCTCAGCAAGGCGCCAGCCACGCTTGAACTGGTTTTCTCAACCTCCATGCTGGTGATTCTGCTCTCGATCCCCATCGGCATCTACGCGGCCATCCTGCCGCGCGCGTGGCTGTCGCGTTTTTTCATGGGAGTCAGTATCGTGGGCGTGTCCATCCCGGTCTTTCTGACGGCCATCCTCTTGATCTATGTCTTTTCGGTGGGCCTGGGGTGGCTGCCGTCCTTCGGCCGCGGCGAGCTGGTGACGCTCTTTCCGGGCTGGCAGTCGGGCTACTTCACCGCCGACGGGCTCAAGCACCTGATCCTGCCGAGCATCGCCCTGTCCTCCATCATGCTGCCGCTCTTCATCCGCCTGATCCGCGCCGAGATGAAGGAAGTTTTAGAAACCGAGTACGTCAAGTATGCCCGCGCCAAGGGACTTAAACCCTGGCGGGTGCTGCTGGTGCACGCCTTCAAGAACACCCTGCTTCCGGTCATTACCGTGGGCGGCGTGCAGCTCGGCACCCTGATCGCTTTCACGATCCTGACCGAGACGGTGTTCCAGTGGCAGGGCATGGGCGCCATGTTCATCGAGGCGGTGGATCGCGCCGACACTTCCCTGATCGTGGCCTACCTGGTTTTTGTGGGCATCCTTTTCGTTACCGTCAACACCTTGGTGGATCTGATCTACGGCCTGGTCAACCCCATGGTCCGCATCGCCGGGAGGAAATGA
- a CDS encoding ATP-binding cassette domain-containing protein has product MKTNTLVSIRDLYKHFDISGGWLDQVRFEGGRFSRRQTLVRAVNGVSFDILEGETVSVVGESGCGKSTLARTVMRLYPPEAGEVHYRGKRIDHLSRERLKPYRTRMQMVFQDPYASLNPRMSVRQILEEPIRFHRPGISVGEGQDRVAEVMRQVGVDPEWQERYPHEFSGGQRQRISIARALAVDPEFIVADEPIAALDVSIQAQILNLMMELQEKRSLTYLFISHDLSVVEHISSRVAVMYLGTLCELATIDALFERPRHPYTQALLSAIPRLGEKGFQHERLKGDVPTPINLPTGCVFHGRCPHADARCAREVPRLRPSGQETRVACHGVEEGRLPG; this is encoded by the coding sequence ATGAAGACCAACACGCTGGTCAGTATCCGAGACCTCTACAAGCACTTCGACATCTCGGGCGGATGGCTGGACCAGGTCAGGTTCGAGGGCGGGCGTTTTTCCCGCAGGCAAACCCTGGTGAGGGCCGTCAACGGCGTCAGTTTCGACATCCTTGAAGGCGAAACGGTCAGCGTGGTGGGTGAAAGCGGCTGCGGCAAGTCGACCCTGGCCCGTACAGTGATGCGCCTGTACCCGCCCGAAGCCGGCGAGGTCCACTACCGCGGCAAGCGCATCGACCACCTGTCCCGAGAGCGTCTCAAGCCTTACCGCACCCGGATGCAGATGGTCTTTCAAGACCCCTACGCCTCGCTCAACCCCCGCATGAGCGTGCGCCAAATCCTGGAGGAGCCCATCCGCTTTCACCGGCCGGGAATTTCCGTTGGCGAGGGTCAGGACAGGGTTGCCGAAGTCATGCGCCAGGTGGGCGTCGACCCGGAATGGCAGGAGCGCTACCCCCACGAGTTCTCCGGCGGCCAGCGCCAGCGGATTTCCATCGCCCGGGCCCTGGCGGTGGACCCCGAATTCATCGTGGCCGACGAGCCCATCGCGGCCCTGGATGTCTCCATCCAGGCCCAGATCCTCAACCTGATGATGGAACTCCAGGAAAAGCGCAGCCTGACATACCTTTTCATCAGCCACGACCTTTCGGTGGTAGAGCACATATCCAGCCGGGTCGCTGTCATGTACCTCGGCACCCTGTGCGAACTGGCCACCATCGATGCCCTTTTCGAGCGGCCGCGTCACCCCTACACCCAGGCGCTGCTTTCCGCCATCCCGAGGTTGGGGGAAAAAGGCTTTCAGCACGAACGCCTCAAGGGTGACGTACCCACCCCCATCAACCTCCCCACGGGCTGCGTCTTTCACGGACGCTGCCCGCATGCCGACGCGCGCTGCGCGCGCGAGGTGCCGAGGCTGCGACCCAGCGGCCAAGAGACCCGGGTGGCCTGCCACGGGGTGGAAGAAGGCCGCCTGCCGGGCTGA
- the msrB gene encoding peptide-methionine (R)-S-oxide reductase MsrB, translated as MKLWFPIMGMAVMAMMLGPASGPRKSGAAEGGPSPGEEGLEVATFAGGCFWCSESDFEKVAGVVRVVSGYTGGPEQNPTYQQVSSGRTGHYEAVQVHFDPREVSYRRLLEVFWRHVNPTDGGGQFVDRGPQYRTAIFYHDDDQRREAEASKAALADAGVFAAPVVTPILPFTAFYPAEDYHQDFYKKSPERYSSYRRHSGRDQFIRQVWGDRDPAVITNEAAAKPVYTRPDDDVLRSRLTPLQYQVTRQDGTEPPFRNAYWDNKEPGIYVDVVSGEPLFSSTDKFDSGTGWPSFTRPLEPENVVTRSDRSLFMVRTEVRSRHADSHLGHVFEDGPPPTGLRYCINSAALRFIPSGALEKEGYGQYRSLFEAQ; from the coding sequence ATGAAACTCTGGTTTCCCATCATGGGTATGGCCGTGATGGCCATGATGCTCGGCCCCGCCTCGGGTCCGCGCAAAAGCGGGGCCGCCGAAGGGGGCCCGTCCCCCGGCGAGGAGGGGCTGGAAGTGGCCACCTTTGCCGGCGGCTGTTTCTGGTGCAGCGAATCGGATTTTGAGAAGGTCGCCGGGGTGGTGCGGGTGGTCTCTGGCTACACCGGCGGGCCCGAACAAAACCCCACCTACCAGCAGGTTTCCTCGGGCCGGACCGGCCACTACGAGGCCGTTCAGGTTCATTTCGACCCGCGCGAGGTGAGCTACCGCCGGCTGCTGGAGGTCTTCTGGCGCCACGTCAACCCTACCGATGGCGGTGGGCAGTTCGTGGACCGCGGGCCCCAGTACCGGACCGCGATCTTCTACCATGACGACGACCAGCGCCGGGAGGCGGAGGCCTCCAAGGCGGCCCTGGCCGACGCCGGCGTTTTCGCAGCCCCGGTGGTGACCCCCATCCTCCCGTTCACCGCGTTTTATCCGGCCGAGGACTACCACCAGGACTTCTACAAGAAGAGCCCGGAGCGCTACAGCTCCTACCGGCGCCACTCGGGCCGGGATCAGTTCATCCGGCAGGTCTGGGGGGACCGGGACCCGGCCGTTATCACCAACGAGGCCGCCGCAAAACCGGTCTACACCCGGCCGGACGACGACGTCCTGCGCAGCCGCCTGACCCCGCTGCAGTATCAGGTCACCCGCCAGGACGGCACCGAGCCGCCCTTCCGCAACGCTTACTGGGACAACAAGGAACCGGGGATCTACGTGGATGTGGTCAGCGGCGAGCCGCTCTTCAGCTCCACCGACAAGTTCGATTCCGGCACCGGCTGGCCCAGCTTCACCCGGCCGCTTGAGCCCGAAAACGTCGTTACCCGCAGCGACCGCAGCCTCTTCATGGTGCGTACCGAAGTGCGCAGCCGGCATGCCGACTCCCACCTGGGGCACGTTTTCGAGGACGGCCCGCCACCCACCGGCCTGCGCTACTGCATCAACTCGGCCGCGCTGCGCTTCATCCCCAGCGGTGCGCTTGAAAAGGAGGGCTACGGCCAGTATCGCAGCCTGTTCGAGGCGCAGTAG
- a CDS encoding ABC transporter ATP-binding protein, with amino-acid sequence MAREPLLSVRDLEIKFRLRHGDLTAVNRVSFDLARGDRLGIVGESGAGKSVTGFGILNLVSKPGYIAGGRLTFEGRELTALPEEELRKIRGNRISMIFQDPMMTLNPVLTIGTQMVETILAHRSISRAEATEIALDRIRKVAIPSPEKRLQQYPHEFSGGMRQRIVIAIALLNAPALIIADEPTTALDVTIQADIMALLLGLCESDKMGLILITHDLAVVSQVAQRIAVMYAGTIVEIGPTDQVANNPQHPYTRGLLGALPQRVPRGKRLNQIPGMMPNLTRVPEGCPFNNRCTLCEEICRRRVPPLEPKATGCLAACHLLN; translated from the coding sequence GTGGCCCGGGAACCGCTTTTGTCCGTCAGGGATCTGGAAATCAAGTTCAGGCTGCGCCACGGCGACCTGACCGCCGTCAACCGGGTAAGCTTCGACCTGGCGCGGGGAGACCGTCTGGGGATTGTGGGCGAGTCCGGCGCGGGCAAGTCCGTAACCGGTTTCGGGATTCTCAATCTGGTGAGCAAACCCGGCTACATCGCCGGCGGCCGCCTGACCTTCGAGGGGCGCGAGCTGACGGCGCTGCCGGAGGAGGAGCTGAGAAAGATCCGCGGCAACCGGATCAGCATGATCTTCCAGGACCCGATGATGACCCTGAACCCGGTGCTCACCATCGGCACCCAGATGGTGGAGACGATTCTGGCCCATAGGTCGATCAGCCGGGCGGAAGCCACCGAGATCGCCCTGGACCGCATCCGCAAAGTGGCTATTCCCTCTCCGGAAAAGCGTCTCCAGCAGTACCCCCACGAATTTTCCGGCGGCATGCGCCAGCGCATTGTGATCGCCATCGCGCTCTTGAACGCGCCGGCGCTGATCATCGCGGACGAACCCACCACCGCCCTGGACGTGACCATCCAGGCCGACATCATGGCCCTGCTGCTGGGTCTGTGCGAATCCGATAAAATGGGGTTGATCCTGATCACCCACGATCTGGCGGTGGTCTCCCAGGTTGCCCAACGGATTGCCGTCATGTATGCCGGAACGATCGTGGAGATCGGCCCCACCGATCAGGTCGCCAACAATCCCCAGCACCCTTACACCCGGGGTCTGCTGGGCGCCCTGCCCCAGCGGGTTCCCCGGGGCAAACGGCTCAACCAGATTCCGGGCATGATGCCCAACCTCACCCGGGTGCCCGAGGGCTGCCCTTTCAACAACCGCTGTACGCTGTGCGAAGAGATCTGCCGCCGTCGGGTGCCGCCGCTGGAACCCAAGGCGACCGGATGCCTGGCGGCCTGCCACCTGCTGAACTGA
- a CDS encoding ABC transporter permease, with product MQGWRRFKSSYFLHSFLRDPMAMGSFICLAALVIISFGAPLIAPHDPYDTSTIDIMDSEVPPAWLEQSDARFPLGTDSQGRDMLSTMLYGMRVSILIGLGAVALQALMGICVGLVAGYRGGRFDAFLMRLADVQLSFSTYMVAIFFGALFQAAFGMGRYEQLAIPLLIIIIGFAEWPQYARTVRASVLAEKKKEYVEAARVIGLPPRRIMWRHILPNTLTPVLVISTVQVANAIMSEAALSFIGLGMPVTRPSLGSLIKAGFDYIFSGSWWITLFPGLALVILILSINLLGDWLRDFLNPKLYKE from the coding sequence ATGCAGGGGTGGCGACGGTTTAAAAGCTCCTATTTTCTGCACAGTTTTCTGCGCGACCCCATGGCCATGGGCAGCTTCATCTGTTTGGCGGCCCTGGTGATCATCAGTTTCGGGGCGCCTCTGATAGCACCCCACGACCCCTACGACACCAGTACGATCGACATCATGGATTCGGAAGTGCCGCCGGCCTGGCTGGAGCAGAGCGATGCGCGCTTTCCGCTGGGAACCGATTCCCAGGGGCGCGACATGCTCTCCACCATGCTCTACGGAATGCGGGTGTCGATCCTCATCGGGTTGGGAGCGGTGGCCCTGCAAGCACTCATGGGCATCTGCGTTGGACTGGTGGCCGGCTACCGCGGCGGGCGCTTCGATGCCTTCCTGATGCGCCTGGCGGACGTGCAGCTCTCGTTTTCGACCTATATGGTGGCCATCTTTTTCGGTGCCCTGTTCCAGGCCGCTTTCGGCATGGGCAGGTACGAGCAGCTGGCCATCCCCCTGCTGATCATCATCATCGGCTTTGCCGAGTGGCCCCAGTACGCCCGGACCGTGCGGGCCTCGGTGCTGGCGGAGAAAAAAAAGGAATACGTCGAAGCCGCCCGGGTCATCGGCCTGCCCCCGCGCCGGATCATGTGGCGCCACATTCTGCCCAACACCCTCACCCCGGTGCTGGTGATCTCCACCGTCCAGGTGGCCAACGCCATCATGAGCGAGGCGGCGCTTTCCTTCATCGGGCTGGGCATGCCGGTCACGCGCCCTTCCCTGGGCTCACTGATCAAGGCCGGTTTCGACTACATCTTCAGCGGCTCGTGGTGGATCACGCTCTTTCCGGGGCTGGCCCTGGTAATCCTGATTCTTTCCATCAACCTGCTGGGCGACTGGCTCCGCGACTTTCTCAACCCCAAGCTTTACAAGGAGTAG